A genomic segment from Megasphaera vaginalis (ex Bordigoni et al. 2020) encodes:
- a CDS encoding oligosaccharide flippase family protein has protein sequence MANKFVAGTLILTLSGFVVKAIGSINWIILSRILGGEGIGIYQMAFPIYLLALEVSSAGLPIAISIITAEKAAKEDYAGAQRIFNVSLTLLCSTALLLSIAVFFGSRLLIDYQIIRESRAYYSLIALSPAIFFTTIIAGYRGYLQGWQQMTPTALSQIVEQLVRVGVMLGFAYLLLPYGLDYAAGGASLGAGA, from the coding sequence ATGGCTAATAAATTTGTTGCCGGCACGCTGATCCTGACTTTGTCCGGCTTCGTCGTCAAGGCGATCGGCAGTATCAACTGGATCATTTTATCGCGAATTCTCGGCGGTGAAGGCATCGGCATCTATCAGATGGCCTTTCCCATCTACCTGCTGGCCCTGGAAGTATCCAGCGCCGGCCTTCCCATTGCCATCTCCATCATCACGGCCGAGAAAGCCGCCAAAGAAGACTACGCCGGAGCGCAGCGCATCTTCAACGTCTCTTTGACGCTGCTCTGTTCGACGGCCCTCTTGCTCAGCATCGCCGTCTTTTTCGGCTCCCGCCTTCTCATCGATTACCAGATCATCCGCGAAAGCAGAGCCTATTACTCGCTCATCGCTCTTTCGCCGGCCATTTTCTTCACGACCATTATCGCCGGTTACCGCGGCTACCTGCAAGGCTGGCAGCAAATGACGCCGACGGCGTTGTCGCAGATCGTCGAACAACTCGTCCGCGTCGGCGTCATGCTCGGCTTCGCCTATCTGCTCCTGCCTTACGGCCTCGACTATGCCGCCGGCGGCGCCAGCCTCGGCGCCGGCGC